GCCAGCGGCCTTAAGATCGTCGAGCGCACGGGCGATGTTGGGCACCTGCGCGATAGGCAGATGCATGACGGCGCCGGCTGAAGTCTTGTAGCTGCCCACGGTCACACCGGCGGCGCGCTTGTTGGCGATGATGACGCCGGCCGCGCCCACAACCTCGGCGGAGCGCACGATGGCACCAAAGTTGCCGTCGTCAGTCACATGGTCGAGCACCACGACAAGTGCCGGGCCCTCGCCTGCACGGTCGAGAATATCGACGACATCGGCATAGGGGAAGTTGCCAACCTCGAGCGCGATGCCCTGGTGAGCGCCATGGCTCGACAGCGCATCGAGCTGCGCACGCGGCACATACTTAATGCGGACGCCCGCGGCGTTGAGGTCATCGACCAGACGAGACAGGGCGGCATCGCGCTCCCCGCCCTCGGCGATGAGCGCGCACTTGATGGGAAAACCGGTGCGCAGCGCCTCGGCGGCAGCACGGCGACCCTCGATGAACTCACCCTTGGGAGCCTGAACGTTGTCGCGGTTGCGCTGCGGACGCGCAGACTGAGCCTGGGAGCGATCGTGCTGCCGGTCGCGGCCATCACGCTGCAGACGGCCGGTACGCTGGTCGCGACGGCTGCCACCCTTGCCGGGGTTATTGGAACGAGACCCCCCTCGCTTGCGGTTATCAGCCATGTGAAAATCCTCGAGATATAGAAACTGAAATGGACGAGACGCCCTAGGACAGGTCCGAAAATCACGCCTTCGGCATTATTTTCAGGCCAGTCCCGAGGCGTCCCTACTCAAGCGCTTTGCCTCTAGAGAGTCTTGATGCGGGTGCCCGCGGCAGTATCTTCAATCGTCAGGCCCAGGTCCTTGAGCTGGTCGCGGATGGCGTCGGCCAGATCCCAGTTCTTGGCGGCGCGGGCCTCGGCGCGGGCCTCGAGAATCTTGGCAGCAGCCTCGTCCACGTCGTCGCCCGTATAGGCGACCAGGCCGGCGGCAACACCCAGCAGACCCAGCGGCAGCTCGACCTTGGGCTCGGGAAGCTCAACACCAAACGTATCGAGCAGCTCGGCCAGCGTGTCGGCGGCGGCAAGCGCGGCGGCCTTGTCGGCAGCGTCGCCCGCCTGCTCCAGGTACTGGTTGCACTCGGTCACAAAGCCAAAGACGGCACCCATGGCACCAGCGGTGTTAAAGTCGTCGTCCATGCACTCCTTAAAGGTGGCACGGGTCTCGGCGGCCTTGGCGGCAAACGCCTCGGATGCTGCCTCATCGGCATCGGCCGTCGCATGGTTCGCGGCCCAGCGAAGGTTCTCGACCGTACCGGCGATACGCGTGAGCGAGTTCTCGGCACCCTCCAGGCGCTCCCAAGAAAAGTCGAGCGGCGAGCGATAGCTCGTCTGCAGCATCAGCAGGCGCAGGGCGGCAGCGGAGTGCTGCTCGAGGACCTCGGCCAGCGTAAAGAAGTTGCCGAGCGACTTGGACATCTTCTCGCCGTCTACCAGCAGCATGCCCGTGTGCATCCAGGTGTTGGAGAAGCCCTGGTGCCAGGCGCAGGTGGCCTGGGCGCACTCGTTCTCGTGATGCGGGAAGGCAAGGTCGGAGCCGCCGCCGTGAATGTCGATCGGAGTGCCCAGGTAGCGATGCACCATGGCGGCGCACTCGGTGTGCCAACCGGGACGGCCCTCGCCCCAGGGGCTCGGCCAGCTGGGCTCGCCGGGCTTGGCGGCCTTCCACAGGGCAAAGTCGAGCGGGTCGTTCTTGTCCTCGTTCTCCTCGATGCGCGCGCCAACCATCAGATCGTCGATGTTACGGCCCGAGACCTGACCATAGTTGGGATCGCTGCGCACGGCAAAGTACACGTCGCCGTTATCGGCGGCGTAGGCATGGCCCTGCTCGATAAGCGTCTTGATCATAGCGATCATGGGGCCGATCTCCTTGGTGGCGCGGGGGCGCACATCGGGATCGAGCACGTTGGCGGCACGCATGACGCCGATGAACTTGTCGGAAAACTCCGTCGCGACCTCGGCGGCCGTGCGGCCCTGCTCGTTGGCGCGCTTGATGATCTTGTCATCGACATCGGTGAGGTTCTGGGCGAACGTGACCTCGTAGCCGCTCGCGATGAGCCAGCGACGAATCACGTCAAAGCTGATGAACGTGCGGGCATTGCCGATGTGGATGTTGTCGTAGACCGTGGGGCCGCACACGTACATGCGGACCTTGCCGGACTCGATGGGCTGGAACTCTTCCTTTTTATGGGTAGCGCTGTTGTAGATACGCATTCGTTACTCCTTAACGGTTTTCTGTAGCAGGCAGACGGCCCAGGCACCGATTCCCTCGCCCTGGCCTTCCCAACCGAGCTTTTCGGTCGTAGTGGCGGCGACGCCCACGTTTTCGACGTCAACGCCCAGGGCATGGGCAAGGTTGGCGCGCATGGCATCGCGGTGCGGGGTGATCTTGGGTTGCTGACAGGCAATGGTGCAATCGGCATCGACAAACTCAAAGCCCAGCTCACGCGCATAGTCCATCACGCGAGCGAGCAGCACCATCGAATCGGCGCCCTCGTAGGCGGGATCGGTGTCGGGAAATAGTTTGCCGATGTCTCCCCCGCGGCAGGCGCCCAGAATGGCGTCGGCTAAGGCGTGCGCGAGCACATCGGCATCCGAGTGGCCCAGCAGGCCGCGCTCGTAGGGAATGTCGACCCCGCCGATGATACATCGACGCCCCTCCACCAAACGGTGGACGTCGTAGCCGTGGCCAATGCGCAGGTTACTGAACATGGGGAAGGTCCTCTCCCTCGGCCATGCGACCGAGCAGAATCGCGGTTACAGGACGCAGGTCCTCGGGCACCGTCACCTTAAGGTTGTCGCGCGGGCTCTGGACGCAACGAACGCGTCCGCCCATGCGCTCGACCAGTGACGAATCGTCCGTGCCGATAAAGCCCTCGGCAATCGCCGCGGCATGGGCGCGCTTCATGGCGTCGACGCTAAAGATCTGCGGCGTCTGAGCGGCCCAATAGAGCTCGCGCGGCGGCGTCTCGACGATGTTGTCGCCATCGACGATCTTGAGCGTGTCAATCGCGGGCTGGCCGCACACGACACCGTCGAGGGCACGGTCGCTCACGAGCACGTCGATAGCGTGGTCGATGGCCTCGGTCATAATGAGCGGACGAGCGCCATCGTGAATGGCGACGTATTCAAAGCCCGCCGGCACCGCGTGCACACCTGCGCGGGTGGAGTCCTGGCGGGTATCGCCGGCATCGGCAAAACTGATGGGCGTGTCATAGTCAAACGGGTCGATGGCCAGGCGGCGCATCTCGGCACGGCGCTCGGCAGGGCAAACCACGACGATGTGGCCGACCTTGTCGCTCCGGTCGAACGCGCGGATGGACCAGCTCATGAGCGGACGACCTGCCACGTTAACGAGCTGCTTGCCGCCGGGATTTCCAAAGCGCTGACCGCTGCCACCGGCAACGACCACGGCGCATACGGGCGCCATTATGCGTTCCCCTGTTTGGTGCCCTTCATGCGGTACAGCGAGTCCGCAAGAATGGCAGGGTTGTTAACACCAAAGTCGCCCAAGCGCTCCGGATCCTCGCTGATGTCGTCCATGAGCTCCTGCAACGAGCCGTACTCGTCGACGATTTTCTCGGCCACGCCGTCGCGCACAACGGACACGCGCGAAAGCGTACGTAGGCCCAGCGGCGTCATGACGGAGTCCTCGTCCAGGTCGTCGTAACCCAGAACCGCTGCCACATGTTGTGGGTCGGACAGGTCCTTAGGTGTCATGCGAGCGAGCTCGGCGCGAATCTTCTCGGCGTTTGCCTCGGAGGAATCGCTCGCGTAGTCGCGAATCATCAGGTCATACTCGGTATCCATGCTGGAGCCCGCGAGCTGCTCGAGCTGCATCTGCACGAGCTTGCCCTGGTTGCCCAACTTGACGATGCAATCCTTAAGCTCAGTCTTTGCCTGCTGCATGATCTCGAAGCTCGAAAAAATACCGGTAATGTCGGCGAGCGTAACGTAGTCGTCGAGCTCGAGGGCCGTCAGGCGCAGCAGGGAGCGATCGAGCGACTGACGGGTAGTCTGGAGCGTGGCGACGAGCTGATTGACCGAGCTCATGATGGTGGTGACGGGCTGGATCTCGTAGCTCTTGCCGTGGACGTACACGTTAACGACGGCACGACGGGCCGAGACCGAGATCACGATGGCATCGGTGAGCACCGACATGCGAGCGGCGGTGCGGTGACGCATGCCCGTCTCGCTCGTGGCAAGCGAGGGATCGGGATTGAGGTGGAAGTTGGCGCGCAGAATCTGGGTGAGGTCACCGTCGATGACGATGGCACCGTCCATCTTGGAGAGCTCGAACAGACGGTTCGAGGTGAACGAAATGTTGAGCGGGAAGCCGTCGTTACCGGCAGCGAGCACGTTTTCGGTGTCGCCGACGCAGATAAGGGCGCCCAGGTGACCGGCGATGATCATGTCGAGGGCGGTGCGGATCGGCTGACCAGGTGCCGTCAGGCGGATAGCCTGTTCCATACGCTTTTGCAGCTCGTTCTTATCCAAGGCATCGCTCCCATCGTATACGCTCCATAAACGCTAAATAGTTTCTCACGGTTTGTCCCCGCAGCGCTTGCGAAATCCGATGCTTACAGAATGAGCGAACACCGCTTAGGTAGCTCATTTGAGACGGGGTTCTTTTGACTGCTCGTGTGGTAGCATCGGGTCTCATATAAATGAGGGAGTAGTCGCGTAATCGGGCTCGCCCGCAGAGAGGGAGCCAGACTATGGGATTCGCAGAGCTCGTGTTGCTCGCCGTTGGCCTTTCGATGGACGCCTTTGCCGTTTCCATCTGCAAGGGCCTTGGCATGAAGAAAATCAACCTTAAAGTCGCCGTAGTGCTCGGCCTGTTCTTTGGCGGCTTTCAGGCCGGCATGCCCGTAATAGGATGGGCGCTCGGCAGTCAATTCATGGGCATCATCGGACCCATCGACCATTGGATCGCCTTTATCCTTTTGGCCTTTATCGGCGGCAAAATGCTGTGGGAAGCCTTTTCCGAAGACGAAGATGAGAACGAAGGCGACGACAAGGATGCCGAAAAGATTGACCTGGTAGAATACCTGATCCTCGCCATCGCCACCTCAATCGACGCCCTAGCCGTAGGCATCTCGTTTGCGGCGCTCTCGGTTGACATCGTTCCCGCCGTATCGCTTATCGGCGTCACAACGTTTATCTTCTCCATCGCCGGCGTAGCGATCGGCCACACCTTTGGCGCGCGCTACGAAAAACCCGCCACCATCGTGGGTGGCGTCGTGCTCATCCTCATCGGGCTTAAGATCTTGCTTGAGCATCTGGGGGTTCTCGCACTGTAACGAATAACGGCCGCCCGGCATTACGCCAGGCGGCCGTTTTCATAGCCAGCCGTTTTAGAGCGGCTTAACCAAGGCGACCTTTACGCAGCGAGGCGCTTGAGGACGTCGATGAGCAGCTCGTAGAAGCGCTCGGCAGAAGCGAGCTCCATGCTCTCGTCCGGGGTGTGGACATCGGAGAGCGTCGGGCCCACGGCGATGGCGTCCAGGCCGTGCAGGGCCTCGGCAAACAGGCCGCACTCAAGGCCGGCGTGAATGGACTCGATGCGCAGCTCGGAGCCAAAGAGCTCGCGATAGCTCTCGACAAAGACGTCGCGGACCGGCGAATGCTCGGCATAGCTCCAGCCGGGATACTCGAACTCAAACTTAGCGTCGAAACCCAAGACATCGGCCAGCGTCTGCAGGCGGTCCTTGAACTCGTTCTGCAGCGAAGTGATCGAGGAGCGCGGGGACAGCATGATCTTGACCTCGTTATCGGAGGTGGCGACCACGCCGATGTTGGAGGAAACCTCAACGGAGCCGTCGGTGGCGACGTTGCGGCGGATCACACCATTGGGGGCAAGACGCAGAGCGCGAATGAGGGCAAGTGCGGACTTCTGGTCCATGGCCTCAACCTCGGCGTCGTCGGCAATCTCGACGGTGCAAGTAAAGCCGGGGTCGAAGACTTCGAGCTCGGCAGTGACGTCGGCGATGATGCCCTTTGCGATCTCGGCCGCGGCCTCGGCGGCAGCATGGTCGGCATAGACCAGAACGGCCTTGCACTCACGGTTGATGGCGTTGTCCTTGGTGCCGCCGTTAAAGCTGACGATGGCGGGCTCGCCGGCAACCATCAGGCGGTCGATGATACGGGCCATGATGAGGTTGCCGTTGCCGC
The DNA window shown above is from Collinsella aerofaciens and carries:
- the rlmB gene encoding 23S rRNA (guanosine(2251)-2'-O)-methyltransferase RlmB gives rise to the protein MADNRKRGGSRSNNPGKGGSRRDQRTGRLQRDGRDRQHDRSQAQSARPQRNRDNVQAPKGEFIEGRRAAAEALRTGFPIKCALIAEGGERDAALSRLVDDLNAAGVRIKYVPRAQLDALSSHGAHQGIALEVGNFPYADVVDILDRAGEGPALVVVLDHVTDDGNFGAIVRSAEVVGAAGVIIANKRAAGVTVGSYKTSAGAVMHLPIAQVPNIARALDDLKAAGFWVGGASEHAEGSCWDASFEGRVALVMGSEGDGISRLVLEKCDFLTKLPQRGMTESLNVAQATTALCFEWLRRNAGELMGEE
- the cysS gene encoding cysteine--tRNA ligase, encoding MRIYNSATHKKEEFQPIESGKVRMYVCGPTVYDNIHIGNARTFISFDVIRRWLIASGYEVTFAQNLTDVDDKIIKRANEQGRTAAEVATEFSDKFIGVMRAANVLDPDVRPRATKEIGPMIAMIKTLIEQGHAYAADNGDVYFAVRSDPNYGQVSGRNIDDLMVGARIEENEDKNDPLDFALWKAAKPGEPSWPSPWGEGRPGWHTECAAMVHRYLGTPIDIHGGGSDLAFPHHENECAQATCAWHQGFSNTWMHTGMLLVDGEKMSKSLGNFFTLAEVLEQHSAAALRLLMLQTSYRSPLDFSWERLEGAENSLTRIAGTVENLRWAANHATADADEAASEAFAAKAAETRATFKECMDDDFNTAGAMGAVFGFVTECNQYLEQAGDAADKAAALAAADTLAELLDTFGVELPEPKVELPLGLLGVAAGLVAYTGDDVDEAAAKILEARAEARAAKNWDLADAIRDQLKDLGLTIEDTAAGTRIKTL
- the ispF gene encoding 2-C-methyl-D-erythritol 2,4-cyclodiphosphate synthase; the protein is MFSNLRIGHGYDVHRLVEGRRCIIGGVDIPYERGLLGHSDADVLAHALADAILGACRGGDIGKLFPDTDPAYEGADSMVLLARVMDYARELGFEFVDADCTIACQQPKITPHRDAMRANLAHALGVDVENVGVAATTTEKLGWEGQGEGIGAWAVCLLQKTVKE
- the ispD gene encoding 2-C-methyl-D-erythritol 4-phosphate cytidylyltransferase; the protein is MAPVCAVVVAGGSGQRFGNPGGKQLVNVAGRPLMSWSIRAFDRSDKVGHIVVVCPAERRAEMRRLAIDPFDYDTPISFADAGDTRQDSTRAGVHAVPAGFEYVAIHDGARPLIMTEAIDHAIDVLVSDRALDGVVCGQPAIDTLKIVDGDNIVETPPRELYWAAQTPQIFSVDAMKRAHAAAIAEGFIGTDDSSLVERMGGRVRCVQSPRDNLKVTVPEDLRPVTAILLGRMAEGEDLPHVQ
- the disA gene encoding DNA integrity scanning diadenylate cyclase DisA; this translates as MEQAIRLTAPGQPIRTALDMIIAGHLGALICVGDTENVLAAGNDGFPLNISFTSNRLFELSKMDGAIVIDGDLTQILRANFHLNPDPSLATSETGMRHRTAARMSVLTDAIVISVSARRAVVNVYVHGKSYEIQPVTTIMSSVNQLVATLQTTRQSLDRSLLRLTALELDDYVTLADITGIFSSFEIMQQAKTELKDCIVKLGNQGKLVQMQLEQLAGSSMDTEYDLMIRDYASDSSEANAEKIRAELARMTPKDLSDPQHVAAVLGYDDLDEDSVMTPLGLRTLSRVSVVRDGVAEKIVDEYGSLQELMDDISEDPERLGDFGVNNPAILADSLYRMKGTKQGNA
- a CDS encoding manganese efflux pump MntP family protein — encoded protein: MGFAELVLLAVGLSMDAFAVSICKGLGMKKINLKVAVVLGLFFGGFQAGMPVIGWALGSQFMGIIGPIDHWIAFILLAFIGGKMLWEAFSEDEDENEGDDKDAEKIDLVEYLILAIATSIDALAVGISFAALSVDIVPAVSLIGVTTFIFSIAGVAIGHTFGARYEKPATIVGGVVLILIGLKILLEHLGVLAL
- a CDS encoding aminoacyl-histidine dipeptidase — protein: MDYKITGYEPAQLFHFFEEVSAIPRGSGNEKGISDFLVAFAKERGLDAYQDEVYNVIIRKPASAGAENAPTVMLQGHIDMVCDKLGSVEHDFTTDGIDLVVKDGVLTANGTTLGADNGIAVALMLTVLNDDSIAHPALECVFTTDEETGLVGAETLDKSQISARTMINLDSEEEGVATVSCAGGVVVTYTCPIVREHKTGSTLTLDISGLLGGHSGSDINLERGNGNLIMARIIDRLMVAGEPAIVSFNGGTKDNAINRECKAVLVYADHAAAEAAAEIAKGIIADVTAELEVFDPGFTCTVEIADDAEVEAMDQKSALALIRALRLAPNGVIRRNVATDGSVEVSSNIGVVATSDNEVKIMLSPRSSITSLQNEFKDRLQTLADVLGFDAKFEFEYPGWSYAEHSPVRDVFVESYRELFGSELRIESIHAGLECGLFAEALHGLDAIAVGPTLSDVHTPDESMELASAERFYELLIDVLKRLAA